Proteins encoded within one genomic window of Dyadobacter chenhuakuii:
- the proS gene encoding proline--tRNA ligase, which produces MSKALPTRSENYSEWYNELVKRADLAENSAVRGCMVIKPYGYSIWEKMQRALDDMFKETGHSNAYFPLFIPKSFLSKEASHVEGFAKECAVVTHYRLKNDPDGKGVIVDPDAKLEEELIVRPTSETVIWSTYKNWIQSYRDLPLLINQWANVVRWEMRTRLFLRTTEFLWQEGHTAHATSAEAIAETEQMLEIYAQFAEEWMALPVVKGVKTANERFAGAVNTHCIEALMQDGKALQAGTSHYLGQNFANAFDVKFQDKDGKLEYVWGTSWGVSTRLMGALIMAHSDDAGLVLPPKLAPIQVVIVPIYKNEEQLNLISEKVKEISKELKKLGISVKFDNSDAYKPGYKFAEYELKGVPVRLAMGARDLENGTVEVARRDTKTKETVSLEGIAEFIQSLLDNIQESIYNKALAFREENTTKVDSFEEFNKVLDSKGGFILAHWDGTSETEEKIKEETKATIRCIPLDQVKESGVCIYSGKPSAGRVVFARAY; this is translated from the coding sequence ATGAGTAAAGCCTTACCAACCCGAAGTGAAAATTACTCCGAATGGTACAATGAGTTAGTAAAAAGGGCCGACCTGGCCGAAAATTCCGCAGTGAGAGGCTGTATGGTGATCAAGCCGTATGGTTATTCGATCTGGGAGAAGATGCAGCGTGCTTTGGATGATATGTTTAAGGAAACAGGCCATTCCAATGCTTATTTCCCGCTTTTCATACCAAAATCATTTCTTAGCAAAGAGGCTTCACACGTGGAAGGCTTTGCCAAGGAATGCGCTGTTGTGACGCATTATCGCCTCAAAAACGATCCCGATGGAAAAGGAGTCATTGTGGATCCGGACGCGAAACTGGAAGAAGAACTGATCGTTCGTCCTACTTCGGAAACGGTGATCTGGAGCACTTATAAGAACTGGATCCAATCCTACCGCGACCTGCCCTTGCTGATTAACCAATGGGCCAATGTGGTTCGCTGGGAAATGCGCACGCGGTTGTTTTTAAGGACCACCGAATTTTTGTGGCAGGAAGGCCATACGGCGCATGCAACCTCCGCAGAAGCCATTGCAGAAACAGAACAAATGCTGGAAATATATGCGCAATTCGCTGAGGAATGGATGGCGCTTCCAGTTGTTAAAGGCGTAAAAACGGCTAACGAGCGTTTTGCAGGAGCAGTTAATACACATTGCATTGAAGCTTTGATGCAGGACGGGAAGGCCTTGCAAGCCGGAACTTCTCATTATTTGGGACAAAATTTTGCGAATGCTTTTGACGTCAAATTTCAGGATAAAGATGGCAAGCTGGAATATGTATGGGGAACTTCATGGGGCGTGAGCACGCGGTTAATGGGCGCACTAATCATGGCGCATTCTGATGACGCCGGATTGGTTTTGCCTCCGAAACTAGCCCCTATCCAAGTGGTGATTGTTCCAATTTATAAAAATGAGGAGCAGCTGAATTTAATTTCTGAAAAGGTAAAGGAAATTTCCAAGGAGCTTAAAAAACTGGGGATCAGTGTGAAATTTGACAACAGTGATGCCTATAAACCTGGTTATAAATTTGCCGAGTATGAACTGAAAGGCGTTCCCGTGCGTCTTGCTATGGGTGCACGCGATCTCGAAAACGGAACGGTGGAGGTTGCACGCAGGGATACCAAAACAAAGGAAACGGTTTCGCTGGAAGGCATTGCCGAATTCATCCAGTCGTTGCTGGACAACATTCAGGAATCCATTTACAACAAGGCGCTCGCATTCCGCGAAGAGAACACGACAAAGGTCGATTCGTTTGAAGAATTCAATAAAGTGCTCGATTCCAAAGGCGGGTTTATTCTGGCGCATTGGGACGGCACATCAGAAACTGAGGAAAAGATCAAAGAAGAAACTAAGGCTACAATCCGCTGCATCCCATTGGATCAGGTGAAAGAATCCGGCGTTTGTATTTACTCAGGAAAGCCTTCGGCAGGAAGAGTCGTTTTTGCCCGGGCATATTAA
- a CDS encoding FKBP-type peptidyl-prolyl cis-trans isomerase, with protein sequence MKQAQAGDNVQVHYKGTLTDGQLFDSSEGRDPLNFKLGSGQVIKGFDDGVTGMEIGDKKTIHIPNAEAYGPVNEDMVINFERSQIPADIPLEVGGTLNMHQDGGQVIPVVVKEVTEEYVILDANHPLAGQDLIFELELVGIN encoded by the coding sequence ATGAAGCAGGCGCAGGCAGGTGACAATGTACAGGTCCATTACAAAGGGACTTTGACAGACGGACAACTTTTTGATTCTTCGGAAGGACGCGATCCGTTAAATTTCAAGCTGGGTAGCGGTCAGGTTATCAAAGGTTTTGATGATGGCGTTACAGGCATGGAAATCGGTGATAAAAAGACCATTCACATCCCGAATGCAGAAGCTTACGGCCCTGTAAATGAGGATATGGTTATCAATTTCGAACGCTCACAAATTCCTGCCGACATTCCTCTGGAAGTGGGCGGAACGCTTAATATGCATCAGGATGGCGGACAGGTTATCCCGGTTGTGGTGAAAGAAGTGACAGAAGAATATGTCATTCTGGATGCCAATCACCCATTAGCAGGTCAGGACCTGATTTTTGAGCTTGAATTGGTTGGGATCAACTAA
- a CDS encoding AlbA family DNA-binding domain-containing protein, which yields MREKSIIQIIKEGEGLTTEFKRTIDSPYKIAKTIVSFANTSGGSLLIGIADSGAILGVGSELAELKKLETATGKLIEPKLTIRIKSALLDGKKVMQVDVDESPDKPHYAVNEKDMRIIYIRVKDKSIPIPKLLMQGETDADLEKLLASRHIKTLITYLREQDSVTAKVFSRIINISEKRAERMLHDLAEKQVLLKISRNKPEAFSLKLAK from the coding sequence ATGCGCGAAAAAAGCATCATACAGATTATCAAAGAAGGAGAAGGGCTTACGACCGAATTTAAAAGGACGATTGACAGCCCGTACAAGATTGCTAAAACCATTGTATCGTTCGCCAACACCTCCGGCGGCAGCCTGTTGATCGGGATTGCCGATTCGGGCGCGATCCTGGGCGTTGGTTCCGAGCTGGCCGAGCTGAAAAAGCTGGAAACGGCCACGGGTAAATTGATTGAGCCGAAGCTGACGATCCGGATAAAATCTGCGTTACTTGACGGAAAAAAGGTGATGCAGGTGGATGTTGACGAAAGCCCCGACAAGCCACATTATGCGGTGAATGAGAAAGATATGCGGATCATTTACATTCGGGTAAAGGACAAAAGCATTCCCATTCCAAAACTGCTCATGCAGGGAGAAACCGATGCGGACCTGGAAAAACTATTGGCATCCAGACATATAAAGACACTGATCACTTATCTGCGGGAGCAGGACTCGGTAACAGCCAAAGTTTTTTCACGGATCATTAATATTTCCGAAAAACGGGCGGAACGAATGCTGCATGATCTGGCAGAGAAACAGGTGCTGCTTAAAATCTCCCGCAACAAACCCGAAGCATTCAGTCTGAAATTAGCCAAATAA